A region from the Pogoniulus pusillus isolate bPogPus1 chromosome 13, bPogPus1.pri, whole genome shotgun sequence genome encodes:
- the SCG2 gene encoding secretogranin-2, giving the protein MAETKTFQLRAACTLTFFFLLISWVDAASFQQHQLLQKDPDYVMKSLQRFPNPDMIKALEYIEDLRKQTNKGESSPDYGSYQSVPYLLQQKENKDQVHLPENVRDSLTEDESQWVKVMLEALRQAEKESKSGPKENKPYGLGSDNNFPAGVMDDYEAYKWPERWQKYLKMPLGHYEDSSRDNPFKRTNEIVEEQYTPQSLATLESVFQELGKMAGSNNHKKERLDEDQKLYADDEDDIYKVNNIAYEDVVGGEDWNPIEEKVESQTQEEIKDSKEEIDKHEEEMDDEMKRSGKLSFLEDEIRRDNKEQVSEDVSKLMNYYLKRLVGGAGKRKLRTGGELEEKRAPAFLDKQLDPQSVAQLIELSRSLQIPPEDLIDMLRAGERKQLQSERLEAEQEAEFPDDLDEMTEPNVGQSDIFKASLSSKNGYAKQPLNAIPENLPEDLNLEDIISLLGTDNLANQSPSYLLTRLNQENDLPRLAYVPRRLKGRPFPKAAWLNDLERRQMDYEKLDEKDEELADYLAKVLAKYPDVVNTNQAKRVPLPAPESDLQEDDQLEQAIREHLSQLGPQEASKLASLSKRLSMAGESDDTQTRQYLDEDMLAKVLEYLKQEKAELERDHITKRAMENM; this is encoded by the coding sequence ATGGCAGAAACTAAAACtttccagctcagagcagcctgcactctcacctttttcttcctcctgatCTCTTGGGTTGATGCAGCTTCCTTCCAGCAGCATCAGCTGCTTCAGAAAGATCCAGACTATGTGATGAAGAGCTTACAGAGGTTCCCAAATCCTGATATGATCAAAGCTCTGGAATACATAGAAGACCTTCGCAAGCAAACTAACAAgggagaaagcagccctgattACGGCTCTTATCAAAGTGTCCCATATCTCCTGCAGCAGAAAGAGAACAAAGATCAGGTTCACCTACCAGAAAATGTAAGGGATTCTTTGACTGAAGATGAGTCCCAGTGGGTCAAGGTAATGCTGGAAGCCTTGCGGCAAGCTGAGAAGGAGTCAAAATCCGGCCCGAAGGAGAATAAACCTTATGGTCTGGGTTCAGATAACAACTTTCCAGCTGGAGTAATGGACGATTACGAGGCCTACAAGTGGCCTGAGAGGTGGCAAAAGTACCTCAAAATGCCTCTTGGGCACTACGAAGACAGTTCAAGAGATAACCCTTTCAAGCGTACTAACGAGATAGTGGAGGAGCAATACACCCCCCAGAGCCTCGCCACGCTGGAGTCTGTGTTCCAGGAGCTGGGCAAGATGGCAGGCTCAAACAACCACAAGAaggagaggctggatgaggaccaGAAATTGTATGCAGACGATGAAGATGACATCTACAAAGTGAATAACATCGCCTACGAAGATGTGGTTGGAGGAGAAGATTGGAATCCCATAGAGGAAAAAGTGGAAAGTCAAACCCAGGAGGAGATAAAAGACAGCAAGGAGGAGATTGACAAACACGAGGAGGAGATGGACGATGAAATGAAAAGGTCGGGAAAGCTCAGCTTCCTGGAGGATGAAATCAGAAGAGATAACAAAGAGCAGGTGTCGGAGGATGTTTCAAAGCTGATGAATTATTACCTGAAGAGGCTGGTGGGTGGTGCTGGGAAGAGGAAATTAAGGACTGGAGGAGAACTTGAGGAAAAAAGAGCGCCTGCCTTCTTGGACAAGCAGCTTGACCCTCAATCTGTAGCGCAACTGATCGAGCTCTCAAGGAGCTTACAAATTCCTCCAGAGGATTTGATAGACATGTTGAGAGCTGGAGaaagaaagcagctgcagagtgaaAGGCTGGAAGCCGAGCAGGAAGCGGAATTCCCAGATGACCTGGACGAGATGACTGAACCCAATGTAGGGCAGAGCGATATATTTAAagccagcctaagctccaaaaACGGCTACGCCAAGCAGCCTCTTAATGCTATCCCAGAAAACCTGCCCGAAGACCTCAATCTGGAAGACATCATCAGTCTCCTGGGAACTGACAACTTGGCTAACCAGAGTCCCTCCTACCTGCTAACCCGGCTTAATCAAGAGAACGACTTGCCAAGGCTGGCTTACGTTCCCAGGAGGCTGAAGGGCCGCCCGTTCCCCAAGGCTGCCTGGCTGAACGACTTGGAGAGGAGGCAAATGGACTACGAGAAGCTGGACGAGAAGGACGAAGAGCTAGCCGATTACTTGGCAAAGGTGCTGGCAAAGTACCCGGACGTCGTCAACACCAACCAAGCCAAACGAGTCCCGCTGCCAGCTCCTGAAAGCGACCTGCAGGAAGACgaccagctggagcaggccatCAGGGAGCACCTAAGCCAGCTGGGACCACAGGAGGCCTCGAAGCTGGCTTCGCTCAGCAAAAGGCTCTCCATGGCCGGGGAGAGCGATGACACGCAAACCAGGCAGTACCTGGACGAGGATATGCTAGCAAAGGTGCTGGAGTATCTCAAacaggagaaagcagagctggaaagggaTCACATCACTAAGCGGGCCATGGAGAACATGTAA